A part of Fusarium oxysporum Fo47 chromosome III, complete sequence genomic DNA contains:
- a CDS encoding kinase-like domain-containing protein — MAGAVRQPIDVARLSAYVEQNVDQISLPISLKQFGHGQSNPTYQVTSATGLKFVLRKKPPGKLLSKSAHAIEREYEIIKALEATDIPVPKLYCLCEDVSIIGTPFYIMAFLDGRIFEEPWLPSLSPEERTLIWKEAVHTLAKLHSVNLTGIGLHSWKRPTSFYTRQIKALSKTSEAQASTASQPGAQNVGKLPYYDQLISFFTDHKTHPPDVRRLVHGDFKLDNLVFHKTEPRVIGILDWEMATEGHPLSDLANLLMPFSWEPQQVPFLTSETLTPELKDLQSKFQPCNVAGIPSMQQCQEWYWGGVDWDAGGYLDWGVAFSNFRTAVVMQGIAARIVRGQASGSKAREFARQTLAYASWGYARVEKLQQRLRLRSKI; from the exons ATGGCGGGAGCAGTGAGACAACCCATCGATGTTGCACGATTGAGTGCGTATGTTGAACAGAATGTGGATCAAATCTCTCTTCCTATCAGCTTGAAGCAG TTTGGTCATGGCCAGTCCAATCCCACATATCAAGTTACGTCGGCAACAGGTCTCAAATTTgtcttgaggaagaagccCCCAGGGAAGCTTCTCTCTAAGAGCGCACACGCGATTGAGAGAGAGTATGAGATCATCAAAGCATTAGAGGCGACTGATATTCCTGTACCCAAGTTGTATTGTTTGTGTGAGGACGTTTCTATCATTGGGACGCCATTCTATATAATGGCATTTCTCGATGGCAGAATATTTGAAGAACCTTGGCTGCCGAGCCTTAGCCCTGAAGAGCGCACTCTGAT CTGGAAGGAGGCAGTTCATACGCTTGCGAAACTGCACTCTGTTAACTTAACAGGCATTGGGTTGCACAGCTGGAAACGGCCCACTAGCTTTTACACGCGCCAGATCAAAGCCTTATCAAAAACATCTGAGGCCCAAGCGAGCACTGCAAGTCAGCCAGGGGCACAGAATGTTGGAAAGTTGCCCTATTATGATCAGCTAATCAGCTTCTTCACGGACCACAAAACCCACCCGCCCGATGTGAGGAGGTTGGTGCATGGAGACTTCAAACTTGACAATCTGGTGTTTCACAAGACCGAGCCTAGAGTGATTGGCATTTTGGACTGGGAAATGGCAACAGAAGGCCATCCGCTATCTGACCTGGCCAACTTGCTCATGCCTTTCAGTTGGGAACCGCAACAAGTGCCGTTTCTCACATCGGAGACTTTGACACCAGAGCTGAAGGATCTTCAATCAAAGTTCCAACCATGCAACGTCGCAGGAATTCCTAGCATGCAGCAGTGTCAAGAGTGGTATTGGGGCGGAGTGGACTGGGATGCTGGAGGGTATCTTGATTGGGGTGTTGCATTTAGTAACTTCCGTACGGCTGTCGTCATGCAGGGCATCGCTGCTAGAATCGTAAGGGGCCAGGCCAGCGGTAGCAAGGCGAGAGAGTTTGCGCGGCAGACTTTGGCGTATGCATCATGGGGATATGCACGAGTCGAGAAACTCCAGCAGCGACTACGACTGCGCAGCAAGATTTAG
- a CDS encoding acyl-CoA dehydrogenase/oxidase: MDLPASARIPIAFSEQVSKKAQKTLDEVELFVQEKCIPADAVFAQMLGNKPRERFAAHPRILEDLKYEAKRRGLWNLFLPKSHYAEGSGYSNLEYGLMAEQLGKSQIASEAMNCSAPDTGNMEVLAKFGNAAQKKEWLEPLLEGKIRSAFLMTEPDVASSDATNIQFEMKRDGDSYILNGSKWWSSGAGDPRCELYIVMGKTDPSNPNTHRQQSVLLVPARSAGITVHRMLSVFGYDDAPHGHGHISFNNVRIPASSLVLGEGQGFEIIQGRLGPGRIHHTMRCIGAAERALDLILNRIHDPSKTPFGKMLHEHGHVTTEVAKARLGIDASRLVVLNAAVKIDKADAKSALKEISEAKILVPSMLCKILDSAIQIYGGAGVSQDTPLAYMWASARTMRLVDGPDEVHMLQLGRRESRRADYVRARIQVQKDLEEKLFQLYDLQKADPLEMGWTSETKPKL, translated from the exons ATGGACcttccagcatcagcacgCATCCCCATTGCATTTTCTGAGCAAGTCAGCAAGAAAGCTCAGAAAACTCTGGACGAAGTCGAGCTCTTTGTCCAAGAGAAATGCATTCCAGCTGATGCAGTCTTCGCTCAGATGCTGGGTAACAAGCCCAGAGAACGTTTTGCTGCGCATCCACGGATCCTCGAGGACCTGAAATACGAGGCAAAACGTAGAGGATTGTGGAATCTTTTCTTACCAAAGAGTCACTATGCAGAGGGCAGTGGCTATAGCAATCTTGAATACGGTTTGATGGCTGAACAATTGGGGAAAAGCCAAATCGCAAGTGAG GCTATGAACTGCTCAGCTCCTGATACAGGTAACATGGAAGTTCTGGCCAAGTTCGGAAATGCTGCACAGAAAAAGGAATGGCTTGAGCCGCTCCTTGAGGGAAAGATCCGCTCAGCTTTTCTAATGACTGAGCCAGACGTTGCTTCCAGCGACGCCACCAACATTCAATTCGAAATGAAACGCGATGGAGATTCGTATATACTGAATGGCAGT AAATGGTGGAGCAGTGGAGCAGGCGATCCTAGATGTGAGCTGTACATCGTGATGGGCAAAACGGACCCCTCTAATCCGAACACTCATCGCCAACAGTCTGTCTTATTGGTTCCTGCGCGTTCTGCTGGTATCACTGTACACCGCATGCTGTCAGTGTTTGGATACGATGATGCTCCTCACGGTCACGGACATATCTCTTTCAACAACGTTCGTATTCCTGCATCCAGCCTCGTCTTGGGAGAAGGCCAGGGTTTCGAGATCATCCAAGGACGACTTGGTCCTGGCAGAATTCATCACACTATGCGATGCATTGGAGCG GCTGAACGCGCTCTCGATCTGATCTTGAATCGTATTCATGACCCATCGAAAACACCATTTGGCAAAATGCTTCATGAACATGGGCATGTCACTACCGAGGTAGCCAAAGCTCGCCTAGGCATAGATGCATCTAGGCTGGTCGTCCTCAACGCAGCCGTCAAGATAGATAAGGCAGATGCCAAGTCTGCCCTGAAAGAGATCTCAGAAGCCAAAATCCTTGTCCCTTCGATGCTTTGTAAGATCCTTGATAGCGCTATTCAAATTTATGGAGGCGCCGGTGTCAGCCAGGATACACCATTGGCATACATGTGGGCAAGCGCTCGGACTATGAGACTCGTTGATGGTCCTGATGAGGTTCATATGCTACAACTAGGTAGAAGGGAGAGTCGACGGGCAGATTACGTGAGGGCAAGGATACAAGTCCAGAAGGATTTGGAAGAGAAGTTATTCCAGCTGTATGATTTGCAAAAGGCCGATCCTTTGGAAATGGGTTGGACGAGCGAGACAAAACCAAAGCTGTAG
- a CDS encoding uncharacterized protein (of unknown function-domain containing protein): MGSITDKLLRIASASGSVTDRRHALADLAKNEDVDFIVGDWLSEYNMTTRGGGKVDSAGSTDEFELSFLEALDPALPHLASSRARLVVNAGASDTKKLHDVVLEKIAAAGLSLKVAWIGGDEVFDVVKKAIDKGDAFKSLTHGGNLSDWGLDPIYAQCYLGGWGIVEALKHGADIVLCGRVADASPTIGCAAYHFGWKREDYQQLASAFVAGHFIECSTYVTGGNFTGFKDLPGESTNLAFPIVEMQSNGDFYVTKQKDRDGIVTVDTCKAQLLYEIQGPLYYNSDVVAKLDNIKLEQVAKDKVFVHNVSGLKPPPTTKVGMTAKGGYQAEAHYFLCGLDIEEKAALLERQVRAMLDESKFHCLKFRVNGRCPENPRSQDAATVDVRIFAQSRTEEALSTANFLRPVTDVIMQSYPGATFAVDARQAVPKPYYEYFVALLPQKDITHVAHVPEKGLEIPIAAPTDTQDFLYEQSTYETTSPIDLSSFGPTTRAPLGYIVHARSGDKGSDANVGFFVRNTDEWDWLRSVLTVNKIRELLGDDDTGKPIFRFELPNISAVHFLLKDHLDRGVASSSTYDVLGKNVAEYLRCKPVDIPTRFLERGKI; encoded by the exons ATGGGTTCAATTACCGACAAGCTGCTACGAATTGCCTCAGCCTCTGGCTCAGTGACCGACCGGCGCCACGCGCTGGCTGACCTAGCCAAAAATGAGGACGTTGACTTTATCGTTGGCGATTGGCTTTCAGAGTACAATATGACCacaagaggaggaggcaaGGTTGACAGTGCAGGTTCTACAGACGAATTCGAGCTTTCGTTCCTCGAGGCTCTGGATCCCGCACTGCCTCATTTGGCGTCAAGCAGGGCCAGACTTGTGGTCAATGCTGGTGCCAGCGACACCAAGAAACTTCACGACGTTGTTTTGGAGAAGATTGCCGCCGCCGGTCTGAGTCTCAAGGTTGCTTGGATTGGCGGAGACGAGGTTTTTGACgttgtcaagaaggccattgaCAAGGGCGATGCTTTCAAGAGTCTCACACATG GAGGAAATCTCTCGGACTGGGGCTTGGATCCCATCTACGCCCAGTGTTATCTGGGTGGCTGGGGCATTGTTGAGGCCCTCAAGCACGGGGCCGATATTGTCCTCTGCGGTCGAGTTGCAGATGCGTCACCCACTATCGGATGCGCAGCCTACCATTTTGGctggaagagagaagacTACCAGCAACTCGCGTCGGCATTCGTTGCTGGTCACTTCATCGAGTGCTCGACATACGTGACCGGTGGCAACTTTACCGGCTTCAAAGACTTGCCTGGTGAATCGACAAATCTCGCCTTTCCCATCGTCGAGATGCAAAGCAATGGTGACTTCTATGTCACCAAGCAGAAGGATCGAGATGGAATAGTTACTGTCGATACCTGCAAGGCACAGCTCCTTTATGAGATCCAAGGTCCTCTGTATTACAACTCCGACGTAGTAGCCAAGCTTGACAACATCAAGTTAGAACAGGTTGCAAAGGACAAAGT ATTCGTACACAACGTGAGCGGTCTAAAGCCACCTCCCACTACAAAGGTTGGCATGACCGCAAAAGGTGGTTATCAAGCCGAAGCACATTACTTCCTTTGCGGTCTGGATATCGAGGAAAAGGCCGCACTGCTCGAGAGGCAAGTCCGAGCTATGCTCGATGAGTCCAAGTTTCACTGCCTCAAGTTTCGCGTTAACGGTCGGTGTCCCGAGAACCCAAGGAGCCAAGATGCTGCTACCGTTGACGTACGCATCTTTGCTCAGTCACGAACCGAAGAGGCCCTCTCTACTGCAAACTTCCTGCGTCCGGTGACAGATGTTATTATGCAATCGTACCCTGGTGCGACATTCGCAGTGGATGCTCGACAAGCGGTCCCTAAGCCATACTACGAATACTTTGTTGCCCTTCTCCCGCAGAAAGACATCACGCACGTCGCTCATGTTCCTGAAAAGGGACTAGAGATTCCAATCGCAGCACCGACCGATACTCAGGACTTTTTATACGAGCAGTCAACCTATGAGACCACGTCTCCCATCGATTTGTCTAGTTTTGGACCAACCACAAGGGCTCCTCTCGGTTACATCGTCCATGCTCGCTCAGGCGACAAAGGATCAGATGCCAACGTCGGATTCTTCGTTAGAAACACTGACGAATGGGACTGGCTCCGAAGTGTTCTCACTGTGAATAAGATTCGAGAGCTGTTGGGTGACGACGACACTGGTAAACCTATCTTCCGTTTTGAACTTCCAAACATTTCAG CTGTCCATTTCCTGCTGAAGGATCATCTTGATCGTGGTGTAGCTTCTAGCTCAACTTATGATGTGTTGGGAAAGAACGTGGCAGAATATCTGAGATGCAAGCCGGTGGATATTCCTACCAGGTTTTTGGAGCGTGGAAAGATTTAA
- a CDS encoding EthD domain-containing protein → MPWQKIDHEFTHPQLDYNSKPNFQPCIKVSVFFKKINSIDHDTFFGHWQTVHADLAVATHAFRDHIVRYAQHHQTPEMKDRAKSLGEGFLDYDGCAQLWVKTWDDWLAFYNSKEYAAALSDDCNRFMALPMTYMVGYENLVVGDAPRSLGGKDGMDIKTLK, encoded by the exons ATGCCCTGGCAGAAGATCGACCATGAGTTCACTCATCCTCAACTGGACTATAACTCCAAACCCAACTTCCAGCCCTGTATCAAAGTCTCCGTCTTCTTCAAAAAGATAAATTCAATCGACCACGATACGTTCTTCGGGCACTGGCAGACCGTCCATGCTGACTTAGCTGTCGCCACGCATGCTTTCCGAGACCACATCGTTCGATATGCGCAG CACCATCAAACCCCGGAGATGAAGGACAGAGCCAAGAGCTTAGGAGAAGGATTTCTAGACTATGACGGTTGCGCGCAGCTTTGGGTCAAGACTTGGGATGACTGGCTGGCGTTCTACAACAGTAAAGAGTATGCTGCAGCATTGAGCGATGACTGCAATAGATTCATGGCACTGCCCATGACATACATGGTGGGTTATGAGAATTTGGTTGTAGGAGATGCGCCTCGGTCACTTGGTGGCAAGGATGGGATGGATATCAAGACTCTGAAATAG
- a CDS encoding general substrate transporter — protein sequence MLSNYKSKIQGKTIKRLLSTSCAIVWPISSIFDIAFSDKSQSFLLYGYDAGVLGGVQETKPFLHAMGNPTGTYVIPMIASAYTLAATVCSLAVTVIGMPLGRRKCILLGNAFVVVGGSLQASAWSVPHMIVGRILCGIGIGFISCSIPTYQAEMSTEQEERGPAVAVTCVFLVAGAALAYWIDFGFTRMDNQISWRIPIAFQVVFALLAGGIMLFLPDTPRWYYARGLEAEGDKTLCQIFDADIHDERVQNVKSSILTNIAFESQNEKGFNLLDLFWDSSDLRVGRRIRISFLILAIQQMMGINLSVYYSTVIFAQVGLSPFMAQLLAAIMNTAFALGTIPLVYTVEKFGRRSILLWSAIVLTICMVIFTAMIGLPNRTLATQWTAVGAIFIYNMVFGYGWIGICWLYGPEIAPLKLRHAGAAAGAFGEWLFSFITVFAGGIALQKVGWKIWIWMALSCFAAIFFVYFMCPETTGKTLEEIDVLFAKEEIKHTILAEELVMQSHAKAEKGEMSSSHVENS from the exons ATGTTGTCCAATTACAAGTCCAAGATCCAAGGAAAGACGATCAAGCGCCTTCTTTCCACAAGCTGCGCTATTGTATGGCCCATATCCAGCATATTTGACATCGCATTCTCTGACAAGTCACAGTCCTTCCTACTCTACGGTTACGATGCAGGAGTCCTTGGTGGAGTCCAGGAGACCAAGCCTTTCCTTCATGCCATGGGA AACCCTACCGGAACCTATGTCATCCCGATGATAGCCTCAGCATATACTCTTGCCGCTACAGTCTGCTCGCTTGCAGTTACCGTCATTGGCATGCCCCTTGGTCGACGCAAGTGCATCCTTCTGGGAAACGCGTTTGTTGTGGTTGGTGGTAGTCTCCAAGCTTCAGCTTGGTCTGTCCCTCACATGATAGTTGGTCGTATTCTTTGT GGCATTGGTATCGGT TTCATCTCCTGTTCGATCCCTACCTATCAAGCTGAAATGAGCACGGAACAAGAAGAGCGAGGGCCCGCTGTCGCGGTTACATGTGTTTTCTTGGTCGCAGGTGCCGCTCTCGCGTACTGGATCGACTTTGGATTCACACGCATGGATAACCAGATCTCTTGG CGCATTCCCATCGCGTTTCAAGTCGTTTTTGCCCTCCTCGCTGGTGGTATCATGCTGTTCCTCCCAGATACTCCTAGATGGTACTACGCCCGAGGTTTAGAGGCTGAGGGAGACAAAACCTTGTGCCAGATTTTCGACGCCGATATCCATGACGAGAGAGTACAGAACGTGAAGAGCTCTATTCTTACCAACATTGCCTTTGAATCACAGAACGAGAAAGGCTTCAATCTCTTGGATCTCTTTTGGGACTCCAGCGACCTTCGAGTTGGACGCCGTATCCGTATTTCTTTCCTTATATTGGCAATCCAGCAGATGATGG GTATCAATCTTTCAGTCTACTACAGCACCGTCATCTTCGCACAGGTTGGCCTATCACCATTCATGGCTCAGCTACTGGCTGCCATTATGAACACCGCTTTTGCCCTTGGTACCATTCCGCTGGTTTACACTGTCGAGAAATTTGGTCGGCGAAGCATTCTACTGTGGTCCGCCATTGTCTTGACAATTTGCATGGTGATCTTTACCGCAATGATCGGTCTGCCTAACCGAACACTCGCTACTCAATGGACGGCTGTTGGTGCAATCTTTATCTATAACATGGTGTTTGGTTATGGATGGATTGGAATCTGTTGGCTCTATGGTCCAGAG ATCGCGCCCCTCAAGCTTCGAcatgctggtgctgctgctggagccTTCGGTGAAtggctcttctccttcatcacGGTGTTTGCTGGCGGCATTGCCCTCCAGAAAGTTGGTTGGAAGATCTGGATCTGGATGGCCTTGTCTTGTTTTgccgccatcttctttgtctaTTTCATGTGCCCTGAG ACAACCGGAAAGACCCTGGAGGAGATTGATGTGCTTTTTGCAAAGGAAGAGATCAAGCACACTATCTTGGCCGAAGAGCTCGTGATGCAGAGCCATGCAAAAGCTGAAAAGGGGGAAATGTCATCCTCCCACGTTGAGAACTCTTAG